CACAAACCCGCTCGATTTCCCGCGCGAAAACGCCTGCATCAAGGCTTTGTCCGTATCCCGCCAGGAACGCGATGCTTACGTGCTCGGCTTTGATACGCTCGTGTTTTTGGATAACGTTCCGCTGGGCAAGCCGAAATCCGAAGCGAACGCTCTCGAAATGTTAAGCAAGCTAAACAATCGCAGTCATTTTGTCATCACCGGAGTCGCCATCGCCCGTAATGGTGAAATCGTTAGTGCGTCCGAAGAGAAAACAGAGGTCATTTTCAGAAACTGCACCTTACAGGAACTCAAAGATTATGTAAATTCTAAGGACCCGATGGATAAGGCCGGCGCTTACGGCATTCAGACGAATGGTGCGCGCTTGATCAAGTCTATCAACGGTTGCTACTACAACGTGGTTGGGTTACCAGTTGCACGTACACTGGAAATGTTGGATGGTTTACAAGTTAGGGTATAGCAAATGATTCAGTTGGAAGAGAAAAATCCAAACGAACGCCTTGGTGATTTTTTGGCCCGCGTTCGCGAATCTCAGGGACTTTCTATCGAAGATCTTTCCGAGCGCACAAAAATCTCGGTGAAGATGCTTCACTTTATTGAATCGAGTGATTGGAAGTCCTTGCCGGTTGAAGCTTACGTCCGCAGCTATTTGAATTCCGTGAGCTCAAAGCTTGGCCTGGATACAAAGGCTATCCTTAAAATGTATGCCGAAGAAGTGGGCTCGAGCTATGAAGTCCGCGAGGCTGAACCCATCAAGAATATCGCTCCGATGACGGACGAAGAAAAGAAGCCGCGTAGCAAGGCTGTGCCTGTCGCCATCGTAATTATCTTGGCTCTTTTCATTGTGGCTCTTCATTTTGTGACTAAGGGCAAAACGACTTCTGACGATGGCGCCAATCCGCCGGCGGTGGTCGCTGCCGAAGACTCTACGGAAGTCAATCAGGACATGCCTGAAGGCGCAATCAAGGTCCCGGTAGATTCCATCAAGGATGAAAAGAACGAGAAAGTGACGCAGGCCGAAGTCGACAAGGCTGTGAAAAAGGCTGAAAATCTTCCGGCATCAGCAACAATTTTTATCTCTTCGACGTCCAAGAAAGATACGGCGACGGTGACGGGGCCGGTTTCGGATAACGGTCGCACTCGCATAGAACTTGTCGGTTCCGGCGAAATGCGTTCTTGGGTCGGCATCAAGCGCGACGAAGACGATGATGATTTTGTGAAAGAAGCGAACATTGCAACGGTGGACAACAAGCTTGTCTATACTGCTAGCGGTACGCTCTACATTGTGATTGGTGAACCGCGTGCCATTGGCAAGATGTACTTGAACGGCGTGGAAACTCCGGTTCCTGTGCCGAAGTTTGGCCGTGTGGCTCGCTTCAGTGTTTATGACGGTCGTGTCCTTAAATAAGAGGTGCTAAGATGCGTTCTTCTAAGATTTCTCGCAAGACGAGTGAAACCGACATTCAACTTTTCTTGAATCTGGACGATTGCTCTAGAGGCAAGATTAGCTCGGGCTCGGGCTTCTTGGATCACATGCTGAATTTGTTCCAAGTGCATGGCGGGTTCCATCTCGATTTGACCTGCAAGGGCGATACCGAAGTCGATATGCACCACAGCATGGAAGACATCGCCATCGTGCTTGGCCAGGCTCTCGTAGAATGCCTCGGCGACAAGAAGGGCATCGAACGTTATGGCTTTTACTTTGTCCCGATGGACGAAGCCTTGAGCCGCGTGTGCATCGACTTTAGCAATCGCATCGGCTTTGTCTGGAACGTGAAGCTCCCGGCTGCAACCGCAGGCGGAATCGAAGCTAGCATGTTCGAACACTTCTTCAAGAGCCTCTGCGAAAATGCTCGCATGAACTTGCACGTGGAACTCTTCTATGGCAATGACAACCATCACTGCCTAGAATCCATCTTCAAGGCTTTTGCACGTGCTGTTGCTATGGCTGTTGCTCCTTCCCGCAATGTGAAGGGCGTCCCCAGCAGCAAGGGTGTGCTATAAGGTCGCGAAAAAATCGCTTTTCACATCTTGTAAAACTTTTCATGGCGAAACTTCGGTTTCGCCATTTTCTGTAAAATTTTGACTCTTTGTAAGAAATTTAACGTAATTATTTACGGCCCATTTCTCGAATTTTTGTGGTAAAAGTTTTATGTTTTGCCTTGGTTTGGGTGATTTAGCGAGGATAAGATGAAGGTGATTTCTACGACATTGAAGTTGGCGTGTTGCCCTTTGGCTTATTGCGATATTGCGTGGGCTAAAAACGATGTCGACTATCGAAAATCGCTTGGAAAGGCTCGTGTTTATATGGTGGCCAAAAAGCCTCGCGTTGATTTTTGCAATGTGAAATTTGCGGGCCATAAAATTGATCTTGACCTCGTAAGCGAATGCGGTCGCGTAAGCGCTTCTATCCCTGCTGATGAACCGCTTTTTAAGCCGAGTGCAAAGAAAATGCTTGTTGTCGATGTCGGCACTAACGAACCGCATGTTCTCGCTAAAGATGAAATTGTTGCAAAGACTCATGGAATAAAATTCTATGAAGTTGATACGGCGTTCTATGAAAAGGCAAGCGACAAGGAACTGAAAAAGTGCTTGGACGAGGACTCTTTTGTGGCTTGGCTTACGCCAGAGAAACTCTTATACCTTTATTCGAACAGGTTAATTCGAATCCCGAATATGGATAAAACCAAGTGTTTCCTTTGGAATTACGAACCGATGTTTATCGGGAAGGTTGTGCGACCGGTGGTGAAAAGAGCGGAAATGCGCCATGCTCGCGAGCCCTTCCTTGATATGCTCGAATCTGAAATTGAAGATTGTGAGGATATTCGCGACGATGTTGTGCTTCTGTTCTTTGATGCCGAAGAACGGGATAACAGCCTTTTAATCGGTAACGCGGTTTCGATTAACGAATTCCAACTCCCTTTAAACAGGCGTGCTTTGCCATCTATCGATTTGCTTGCGATGGATGCGGAGAATGTCTTTATCGAAAAGTTCAAGCCCAAGTACAACGCCGCGCTTTTCCATCCGTACCTGGGTGGTGCGAACGATACGCCTGATTCCGAGTACGATGCTATAGATTATGCAATCGATGACTGGATGACGCTTGTATTCAAGGGAATGAATTGGTATGGTGGGCTTGAAGGAAATTGCTTAGTTTATAGCAAAGATTCTGGATTGCGCATCATGCGTCCAATGGATTTTGACGATTTCCTGGAACGGAAATTTATTGAGTCTGTGCTCGCTTGTTAGAACCGTCTTTCTCGACTCTAGTGAAGTCTTGAATTGATTTGTCACGCCCGCCATCGAGCGGGCATCTCTTATATGAAACAAATTGTTTTATATGCTTAAATAAAAATTTTAAATTTTAAACAAAAATTACTAAAAATAGAGAAAATTAATAGAATTTGTTTCATTAATATTGAATTTTGTGGTGGTGTGATTTATCTTTATTGGTGTAAAGGTTGTGAAAAATGAAATCCGTTTTTGAATATAGAGATTACCGCGAATACATGCGAGACTTTTACGAGAACCGTAAAAGGTGTTCCGCATTTACGTGGCGCGAGTTTGCGAAACTTGCTGGTTTCTCTTCGTCGGGATTTTTGAAACTTGTTTGCGATGGCAAAACGCGACTTTCAAAAGTTGCGGTTGAAAAAGTCTTGCCTGCAATGAACTTGTCTGGCGCGCAGGCTGATTATTTCCGTGCGTTGGTTGAATTTTGCGATTCCGCTCGCTCTGAAGTCCGTCAAGTCGCTTTTGAACGGATGATGAAAATTGCGCAAGAAAACAAGATTGATTTTTTAGAGGCAAAGTCGTTTGAATATTTTTCGTCGTGGGCAAACCCGGCACTCAGGGAACTAGCCCCGATTATGAAGGGCGCAACGCCTCTTGAAATGGGACATGCTCTTGTGCCTGCCATTTCTGCTGCCGAAGCTCGTGAATCATTGGAACTTCAGGAATCGCTTGGGCTCTTGAAAAAAGATGAATGCGGAAATTACGTGCAAACAAGCGAAGGTGTTTCGAGCTCTCGTGAAGTAATCTCCGCGACGGTCGTCAACATGCAAAAGCAATATGCGCATTTGGCGGTTGAATCCCTAGAACGCTACACGCGAGAATACCGCCACATTTCGGGCATGACGATGGGGCTTGACCGAGAAGCGTATGAGCGCCTAGCCGCAGAACTTGATGTATTCCGCAAAAAAGTAGTGGAAATTTTATCAAACGTGAAAAGTTACGATCGCGTTTATCGAATGAATTTACAGCTCTTTCCATTGAGCAAACAAGTTGGAGAAAAAAATGAAAAAGATTAATTTGATGCAAAATTTATTTGCCATGAGCCTTGCTTGCGTAACGGTTCTTTCGGGGGGATCGCTACTTGCGGGGTGTTCCGGTTTTACCGAAGATACGAATACATCTTCGAATGATAATGGCGGACTCATTGATGTGCAGGCTGCTTTTGCTTCTGCACGCGTGTCGCGATTGGGCAAGGTTATAGTTGATGAATCTCAGGATTCTTTAACGATTGTTTATGAAACTTTTGGCGGCTGCCTGAAAAATGATAATGGCGTTTATGCCTATAACTCCGATTTCTATTTTGCCAATTCAAGGACTTATGCTTATAGTTTCCATGGTGATACGCTCGTCATGTCCTATGGTTTCATCAATCATGAAAAGGGCTCGCTATACGACTTAAACTTTTATCTTATTGGTGGTAATCCCGGTGATTTGAATGGAGTATGGATGTATTTGCCATGTACCTCATTTGGTGATGAACATAGTTGTCCTAATGAAATGGAAAATTTATTTATCCAATTCAATAATGGAAGTGTGGAAACCCGCGTTTCTGAAAATAAAACGTATGATTATATGAATTCTAGCTTTGTTCTTAATCTTGCGCTATTTATGACGGGACATGAAAATCGTATAGATTTTGATTTGCGCGGTCAAGTGATGAGTATGGATAATGATCTTTCAGGTAATGGATTTACAGTTCAAGAAAGAACAAATAAAAATATGAAATTTGTTTATAAAGAACACCAATATGAATTGAATGTAGATTATGTTCAAGTATCTGATTCAGCTTCTGTAACTTTGTCCTCTGAAGGGCTGTCTTGTTCAGCTTATTTGAGTGAACGTGATGATGTTTCTTCTGAAATTTGCCGCGAAGAAAATGCAGATTACCTTTATGAAAATGGCAAAGGGAGCTTGGGCTACCGTAAAGACAATAGTGAGGAATTTGCTAGTTGCGTGAAAACCCTTGTTAATCGCAAAACGAATGCTTCTTTGAGTGATAAGTCTGGCAATAATGATGTGCAGACTGCTTTTGAATCAGCTCGTTTGAATAGAGTGGGCAAAGCTATTGTTGATGAATCCAAAGATTCTGTAACATTTGTACTTGGAATTTCTGGGGGATGCTTTAGAAAAGATGGAAAGCTTTACTATGATGCGGACTATTATTTTGAAGATGTTGATCGTTTTGCTTATAACTTCCGTAATGATACTTTGCAACTTTCGTACATTGATGAGGATGAAATAGCAAAAGAGCTTGTTACTGTACAATGGGTTGGCGGAACTTCTGGTGTGTTGGATGGCACTTGGCGTACTTTTCCGTGCCTCTATGTCGATAGTGTCTATGGCTGCGGCAATGATGCTTACGAAAAGTTTTTTAAGCTTGATGGAGACTACTTAGAACATCGTGTTGGTGATGTGCCAAACTATGATTATATGAACACGAATTTTGTGGGGGATATATTCGGTTTCTTGAACGGTAAACACTCCATTATGATTGAAGATGTTTTTTATTCAAGGTCTGACTTTAGTCCCGAAAAATATGGAATTACGGTTCAAGAAAAAACGAAAAAGAGTATGAAGTTTACACATGAAGGTCGCACATTTGACTTGAAAGTGGATTTTGTTCGTTATAGCGATACCGTGGCAGTAACTCTTTCGTCTAATGGAATAGCTTGCGTTGGCAATTATAGCAAGAAGAATGATGTTCCACCCGAATTATGCCGTGAAGAAAATTCTGCTTATCTACAGTCTTCTAGAAATGATTCGAAATCAGATGCTCTGCAATATAAAAAGGACAATCGTTCTGAGTTTGAACAATGCATCAAGGATATTGTCGGTCTTGAATAAATTTGCTATAGTTGTGTTAGGAGGAGAATATGTTGTTTGGAAAAATGATGCGGGTTGCCGCGCTTGTCCTGTCGCTGGTCGGCGTAGCTGAATCGATTGCTGCGGCTGATAAGCCTTTGCAATTTGGAACTCACTTGAGCCTGAGTAAAGTTAACGAAATTACCGATGCTCCATGGGGCGTTTATGCGGATGGCGTCGGTTCTGGCGCAACTCTTTCGTTTGATGCGCTGTACCCGTTTTCGACTCGTTTTGCGCTGCATCCTTCCATCGGGTTGGACTACCGCTATTTTGTTTCGGACGATCAGCAAATGGGTGTAAGCAGTTGCGATTGTGGCGGAAACAGTTCTTGGGAAGGGAAGAATAAAGACTATCTGCTTTATGTAGAAATCCCCGTACTAGCGCAGTTTCAAATTCCAAAAATATTTTATTTCGAGGCAGGGCCGGTTTTTGACTTTTTGCTTATGCGAAAAAGTGAATTCTATATCCCGAAAGAACATCGGCAAGACAAATGCCACGATGACCGCTTTTTCGGAGCTGGCCTATCTGTAGGTTTTGGACACGAATTTTCGTTTGGTCTCTTTGTCGATGTACACTTGTCGTATCAATTGACCGATGTCGTGACGGTTGATAAAACTTGCGGCAGCTACACTATTTCTGGAGGGAGTAGCCGTACGGACAATACGACTGGAATCGAAGTTGTCGAAAAGGAATTCGAATATATCGACGAAAACATGGTCGGTTCGTATTACCTGTTCAACAAAATCCAGCTTGGCGTAGGCTACTGGTTTTAAATCGGCGTTTTGCTTTTTTCGCCGGCAATCTCGCGGACGAGTTTCGGCACGAGGTAGCCGGGGAGCTTGGTGCGGATTTGCGCGATAAGCTCCTTGGCTCGTTCATCGCTGATTTCAAAATGCGCGACGCCTTTTGCGTGGTCGAGCTGGTGCAGGTAGTAGGGGAGGACGCCTTGTTCAAAAAGCTTTCGGCTTAGGCGCTCGAGCGTTTCGGCATCGTCGTTCACGCCCTTCAGCATGACGCTTTGGTTCAAGAGCGTCCAACCACTGAACTTGAGTTGTGCAAAGACGGTGGCGGATTCTTCGTCGAGTTCGTCCTCGTGGTCCACATGGGCGACGAGGACGCAGTTGAAGCGGGCCGGCAGTTCACGCAAGAGTTCGAAATGTTGCATCACGAGGTCGGGGCGCATCACGGGGAGTCTCGTGTGGATGCGGAGCGTCGTAACGGAGGGGTGGAACGCAATCGCTTCGATGAGGTCGCGGAATGCGCCCGGGCCGAGGGTCAGCGGATCGCCGCCCGAAAGGATGATTTCCCAGATGTTCGTGTGGACGTCGAGCCAGTTCGATACTTCGCTTGCGATGTTCTGCGTGTCCTGGAAGGGGTAGTTGCGCCTGAAGCAAAATCTACAACGCACACCGCATGCCGAAGTCGAAACGATGAGGGCGCGGTTGTCGTACTTTTGCAGAATGCATTCGGACTTGCCGGCGGGGAGGTCCCCGACGGGGTCGTCGACGAACCCGGGTGCGTCCTTGAGCTCGTCTTTCGAAGGTAGAACCTCGCGTAGCAGTTTGACGGGCTCGCTGGATTTTTTGATCAAGTCGGCATAGTGCTTGGAACAGTAAAAGGCAAATGAAGGTTTA
The DNA window shown above is from Fibrobacter sp. UWB2 and carries:
- a CDS encoding TIGR02147 family protein, with the translated sequence MKSVFEYRDYREYMRDFYENRKRCSAFTWREFAKLAGFSSSGFLKLVCDGKTRLSKVAVEKVLPAMNLSGAQADYFRALVEFCDSARSEVRQVAFERMMKIAQENKIDFLEAKSFEYFSSWANPALRELAPIMKGATPLEMGHALVPAISAAEARESLELQESLGLLKKDECGNYVQTSEGVSSSREVISATVVNMQKQYAHLAVESLERYTREYRHISGMTMGLDREAYERLAAELDVFRKKVVEILSNVKSYDRVYRMNLQLFPLSKQVGEKNEKD
- a CDS encoding nucleoside triphosphate pyrophosphatase yields the protein MTKSEIVLASGSPRRSEILKQLGVNFRVVVSGEDEKPTSTNPLDFPRENACIKALSVSRQERDAYVLGFDTLVFLDNVPLGKPKSEANALEMLSKLNNRSHFVITGVAIARNGEIVSASEEKTEVIFRNCTLQELKDYVNSKDPMDKAGAYGIQTNGARLIKSINGCYYNVVGLPVARTLEMLDGLQVRV
- a CDS encoding KamA family radical SAM protein, whose amino-acid sequence is MEKSVKVFTHIPEFLDYLGKDFSGLTRDLLADLDLKPSFAFYCSKHYADLIKKSSEPVKLLREVLPSKDELKDAPGFVDDPVGDLPAGKSECILQKYDNRALIVSTSACGVRCRFCFRRNYPFQDTQNIASEVSNWLDVHTNIWEIILSGGDPLTLGPGAFRDLIEAIAFHPSVTTLRIHTRLPVMRPDLVMQHFELLRELPARFNCVLVAHVDHEDELDEESATVFAQLKFSGWTLLNQSVMLKGVNDDAETLERLSRKLFEQGVLPYYLHQLDHAKGVAHFEISDERAKELIAQIRTKLPGYLVPKLVREIAGEKSKTPI
- a CDS encoding outer membrane beta-barrel protein, translated to MLFGKMMRVAALVLSLVGVAESIAAADKPLQFGTHLSLSKVNEITDAPWGVYADGVGSGATLSFDALYPFSTRFALHPSIGLDYRYFVSDDQQMGVSSCDCGGNSSWEGKNKDYLLYVEIPVLAQFQIPKIFYFEAGPVFDFLLMRKSEFYIPKEHRQDKCHDDRFFGAGLSVGFGHEFSFGLFVDVHLSYQLTDVVTVDKTCGSYTISGGSSRTDNTTGIEVVEKEFEYIDENMVGSYYLFNKIQLGVGYWF
- the hisB gene encoding imidazoleglycerol-phosphate dehydratase HisB; its protein translation is MRSSKISRKTSETDIQLFLNLDDCSRGKISSGSGFLDHMLNLFQVHGGFHLDLTCKGDTEVDMHHSMEDIAIVLGQALVECLGDKKGIERYGFYFVPMDEALSRVCIDFSNRIGFVWNVKLPAATAGGIEASMFEHFFKSLCENARMNLHVELFYGNDNHHCLESIFKAFARAVAMAVAPSRNVKGVPSSKGVL
- a CDS encoding helix-turn-helix transcriptional regulator → MIQLEEKNPNERLGDFLARVRESQGLSIEDLSERTKISVKMLHFIESSDWKSLPVEAYVRSYLNSVSSKLGLDTKAILKMYAEEVGSSYEVREAEPIKNIAPMTDEEKKPRSKAVPVAIVIILALFIVALHFVTKGKTTSDDGANPPAVVAAEDSTEVNQDMPEGAIKVPVDSIKDEKNEKVTQAEVDKAVKKAENLPASATIFISSTSKKDTATVTGPVSDNGRTRIELVGSGEMRSWVGIKRDEDDDDFVKEANIATVDNKLVYTASGTLYIVIGEPRAIGKMYLNGVETPVPVPKFGRVARFSVYDGRVLK